The Brassica napus cultivar Da-Ae chromosome C7, Da-Ae, whole genome shotgun sequence genome has a segment encoding these proteins:
- the LOC125590099 gene encoding uncharacterized protein LOC125590099 isoform X1: MEIEVSSSTPGSVNRVELDSIRVKRKTLQNLLEDCQRALELLNLTDTAPSGDGIETGGSQEEEDNSDSPEREEEFSSSSDQGDPETDKLYDLIKSRVEGHDFREKIELAQVSLLQDLPEDGSTWDVVSEDDVWGEGETEDDYVLVREEDIADGLACFMATYLSSLKQTKDISPDQLQKALSTMFSVKKRKGKLRKAWEGSKVIYNVASWSATAIGIYQNPMILSIASKAFWVSCKAISKLV, encoded by the exons ATGGAAATTGAGGTCTCTAGCTCGACTCCTGGTTCAGTAAACCGCGTCGAGTTGGATAGTATTCGAGTCAAGCGGAAGACGTTGCAGAATCTGCTCGAGGATTGCCAGCGAGCTCTCGAGCTGCTCAATCTCACCGATACTGCTCCCAGCGGCGATGGAATCGAAACCGGTGGTTcccaggaggaggaggataatAGCGACTCGCCGGAGAGGGAAGAagagttttcttcttcttccgatcAAGGAGATCCTGAAACCGATAAA TTGTATGATCTCATCAAGTCTAGAGTCGAAGGTCATGACTTTCGGGAAAAGATCGAGTTAGCTCAAGTTTCTCTTCTCCAAGATCTTCCTG AAGATGGTAGCACTTGGGATGTAGTTAGTGAAGATGATGTATGGGGTGAGGGTGAAACAGAAGATGATTATGTTCTTGTTAGAGAAGAAGATATAGCTGACGGTCTCGCTTGTTTCATGGCTACTTATTTATCTTCCCTTAAGCAGACCAAG GATATATCACCTGATCAGCTTCAGAAAG CACTTAGCACCATGTTTTCAGTGAAGAAGCGAAAGGGGAAGCTTCGTAAAGCATGGGAAGGAAGTAAAGTTATTTACAACGTTGCATCCTGGAGCGCAACTGCCATAGG GATATATCAAAACCCAATGATCTTGAGTATTGCATCCAAAGCCTTCTGGGTGTCTTGCAAGGCCATATCAAAGCTTGTCTGA
- the LOC125590099 gene encoding uncharacterized protein LOC125590099 isoform X2, whose amino-acid sequence MEIEVSSSTPGSVNRVELDSIRVKRKTLQNLLEDCQRALELLNLTDTAPSGDGIETGGSQEEEDNSDSPEREEEFSSSSDQGDPETDKLYDLIKSRVEGHDFREKIELAQVSLLQDLPDGSTWDVVSEDDVWGEGETEDDYVLVREEDIADGLACFMATYLSSLKQTKDISPDQLQKALSTMFSVKKRKGKLRKAWEGSKVIYNVASWSATAIGIYQNPMILSIASKAFWVSCKAISKLV is encoded by the exons ATGGAAATTGAGGTCTCTAGCTCGACTCCTGGTTCAGTAAACCGCGTCGAGTTGGATAGTATTCGAGTCAAGCGGAAGACGTTGCAGAATCTGCTCGAGGATTGCCAGCGAGCTCTCGAGCTGCTCAATCTCACCGATACTGCTCCCAGCGGCGATGGAATCGAAACCGGTGGTTcccaggaggaggaggataatAGCGACTCGCCGGAGAGGGAAGAagagttttcttcttcttccgatcAAGGAGATCCTGAAACCGATAAA TTGTATGATCTCATCAAGTCTAGAGTCGAAGGTCATGACTTTCGGGAAAAGATCGAGTTAGCTCAAGTTTCTCTTCTCCAAGATCTTCCTG ATGGTAGCACTTGGGATGTAGTTAGTGAAGATGATGTATGGGGTGAGGGTGAAACAGAAGATGATTATGTTCTTGTTAGAGAAGAAGATATAGCTGACGGTCTCGCTTGTTTCATGGCTACTTATTTATCTTCCCTTAAGCAGACCAAG GATATATCACCTGATCAGCTTCAGAAAG CACTTAGCACCATGTTTTCAGTGAAGAAGCGAAAGGGGAAGCTTCGTAAAGCATGGGAAGGAAGTAAAGTTATTTACAACGTTGCATCCTGGAGCGCAACTGCCATAGG GATATATCAAAACCCAATGATCTTGAGTATTGCATCCAAAGCCTTCTGGGTGTCTTGCAAGGCCATATCAAAGCTTGTCTGA